A portion of the Punica granatum isolate Tunisia-2019 chromosome 7, ASM765513v2, whole genome shotgun sequence genome contains these proteins:
- the LOC116212829 gene encoding organelle RRM domain-containing protein 6, chloroplastic isoform X1: protein MAAAAALCTAPISFSPSITGESQAVKHFLFFSPSSSLRNSIVSLHAKSRKLPPLSLAQRRCSVSACGSSSSTGPAPPPPSRSGKKLYVSDYLLSANRISEAFTGCTILELMMSCLHNAGLSFRTTEESLRKAFENFGQLVEVNLVMDKIANRPRGFAFLRYATEEESQRAIEGMHGKFLDGRVIFVEVAKPRSEMRQSPRQNPR from the exons atggcggcggcggcggctcTGTGCACTGCTCCCATTTCCTTCTCGCCTAGCATAACCGGAGAATCCCAGGCTGTGAAgcacttcctcttcttctccccttcttcttctctgcgAAATTCCATTGTTTCTCTCCATGCGAAGAGCAGAAAGTTGCCTCCTTTATCGCTTGCACAGCGCCGTTGCTCTGTTTCGGCTTGCGGGTCGTCTTCTTCGACGGGgcctgctcctcctcctccttcccgcTCCGGCAAGAAGCTCTATGTCAGTG ATTATTTGCTCTCTGCAAATCGAATTTCAGAAGCTTTTACTGGATGTACGATTTTGGAGCtcatgatgtcttgccttcACAATGCAGGACTTTCGTTTCGAACCACTGAAGAGAGCTTGCGAAAGGCTTTCGAAAACTTCGGCCAGCTTGTGGAAG TAAATCTGGTGATGGATAAGATCGCAAATAGGCCGAGAGGATTTGCTTTCCTCCGTTATGCTACTGAGGAGGAATCTCAGAGGGCCATCGAGGGAATGCACGGCAAG TTTTTAGATGGGCGGGTGATATTTGTGGAGGTTGCAAAACCCAGATCAGAAATGCGCCAAAGTCCTAGACAGAACCCGAGATAA
- the LOC116212829 gene encoding organelle RRM domain-containing protein 6, chloroplastic isoform X2, translating to MAAAAALCTAPISFSPSITGESQAVKHFLFFSPSSSLRNSIVSLHAKSRKLPPLSLAQRRCSVSACGSSSSTGPAPPPPSRSGKKLYVSGLSFRTTEESLRKAFENFGQLVEVNLVMDKIANRPRGFAFLRYATEEESQRAIEGMHGKFLDGRVIFVEVAKPRSEMRQSPRQNPR from the exons atggcggcggcggcggctcTGTGCACTGCTCCCATTTCCTTCTCGCCTAGCATAACCGGAGAATCCCAGGCTGTGAAgcacttcctcttcttctccccttcttcttctctgcgAAATTCCATTGTTTCTCTCCATGCGAAGAGCAGAAAGTTGCCTCCTTTATCGCTTGCACAGCGCCGTTGCTCTGTTTCGGCTTGCGGGTCGTCTTCTTCGACGGGgcctgctcctcctcctccttcccgcTCCGGCAAGAAGCTCTATGTCAGTG GACTTTCGTTTCGAACCACTGAAGAGAGCTTGCGAAAGGCTTTCGAAAACTTCGGCCAGCTTGTGGAAG TAAATCTGGTGATGGATAAGATCGCAAATAGGCCGAGAGGATTTGCTTTCCTCCGTTATGCTACTGAGGAGGAATCTCAGAGGGCCATCGAGGGAATGCACGGCAAG TTTTTAGATGGGCGGGTGATATTTGTGGAGGTTGCAAAACCCAGATCAGAAATGCGCCAAAGTCCTAGACAGAACCCGAGATAA